A genomic region of Trueperaceae bacterium contains the following coding sequences:
- a CDS encoding ABC transporter ATP-binding protein: protein MRPLGKILDLLTPRERRQLYLLLPVVILAGLMEVAGVASIAPFLSVLTAPESIESNPLLARLHQATGVQSEQAFIFVLGLLVLVLLLLSNAAAALSQYGLYRFGFLRNHTISRRLLVRYLQQPFSYFLRHNSAELVNNVLLEVQQVITGIVVPGLQLLAKGVAASLIVALLILVDPLLALVMTVLLGGAYAGIYWTIRKRLNGFGAQRAEANRLRMKAANESIGGIRELKVLGREAELIAQYHEPSRSFALANAGANILGALPRYALEAVAFGGIIVILLLLIARGGTTSSIIPVVGLYAFGGYRLLPALQTVFRAMTQIRFSAAALDSVHGVLARIEAAPAGSRRSLRYREALEPLPFEKELRLQEVTFAYPGTDTPVLSDIELSIRPNSWVAFVGETGSGKSTLVDLILGLLEPEWGLITVDGKPLSAENLARWRRSIGYVPQSIYLTDDTVARNIAFGVPAGEVDMEAVVEAARVAQIHEFIEGLPQGYDTLVGERGVRLSGGQRQRLGIARALYRDPSILILDEATSALDNVTESNLFATLERIAEAKTVIMIAHRLSTVQECDVIHLLSRGRIVASGRYLELMTRSSEFRAFAEMKSGKPVMAVKSA, encoded by the coding sequence ATGCGTCCACTCGGCAAGATTCTCGATCTACTGACACCGCGCGAGCGCAGGCAGCTGTACCTCCTTCTGCCGGTCGTGATACTGGCGGGCCTCATGGAGGTCGCCGGGGTCGCCTCGATCGCCCCCTTCCTGAGCGTGCTCACGGCCCCCGAGTCGATCGAGTCGAATCCTCTGCTGGCCCGCCTGCACCAGGCAACCGGGGTGCAGAGCGAGCAAGCGTTCATCTTCGTCCTCGGCCTGCTGGTGCTGGTCCTGTTGCTGCTCAGCAACGCCGCGGCCGCCCTGAGCCAGTACGGCCTCTACCGCTTCGGCTTCCTCCGCAACCACACGATCTCCAGGCGCCTGCTCGTTCGCTACCTCCAGCAGCCCTTCTCCTACTTCCTGAGGCACAACAGCGCCGAGCTGGTGAACAACGTCCTCCTGGAAGTCCAGCAGGTCATCACCGGCATCGTCGTTCCCGGGCTGCAGCTGCTGGCGAAGGGGGTGGCGGCGAGCCTCATCGTGGCGCTGCTCATCCTGGTCGACCCGCTGCTCGCCCTGGTGATGACGGTTCTGCTGGGCGGAGCGTACGCGGGGATCTACTGGACGATCAGGAAGCGGCTCAACGGCTTCGGAGCCCAGCGTGCCGAAGCCAACCGGCTGCGGATGAAGGCCGCCAACGAGTCGATCGGCGGGATCAGGGAACTGAAGGTGCTGGGCCGGGAGGCGGAGCTGATCGCCCAGTACCACGAGCCTTCCCGGAGCTTCGCGCTAGCCAACGCAGGCGCCAACATCCTCGGCGCCCTGCCCAGGTACGCGCTCGAGGCGGTAGCGTTCGGCGGGATCATCGTGATCCTGCTCCTGCTCATCGCCCGCGGAGGTACCACCTCGTCGATCATCCCGGTCGTGGGACTCTACGCCTTCGGCGGGTACCGGCTCTTGCCGGCGCTCCAGACGGTCTTCCGGGCGATGACCCAGATCCGCTTCAGCGCGGCCGCCCTCGACTCGGTTCACGGCGTGCTCGCTCGGATCGAGGCCGCTCCTGCAGGCTCCCGCCGGTCACTCAGGTACCGGGAGGCGCTCGAGCCGCTGCCGTTCGAGAAGGAGCTGAGGCTGCAGGAGGTGACCTTCGCCTACCCCGGCACCGACACTCCGGTGCTCAGCGACATCGAGCTCTCGATCAGACCGAACAGCTGGGTGGCGTTCGTGGGCGAGACCGGCTCCGGGAAGTCCACCCTGGTGGATCTGATCCTGGGCCTGTTGGAACCCGAGTGGGGCCTCATCACCGTCGATGGGAAGCCGTTGAGTGCAGAGAACCTGGCGCGCTGGAGGCGCAGCATCGGCTACGTGCCGCAGAGCATCTACCTGACCGACGACACCGTCGCTCGCAACATCGCCTTCGGGGTGCCCGCCGGGGAGGTGGACATGGAGGCCGTGGTCGAAGCAGCCAGGGTCGCCCAGATCCATGAGTTCATCGAGGGCCTGCCGCAGGGCTACGACACCCTGGTGGGCGAGCGCGGAGTGCGGCTCTCGGGCGGACAGCGCCAGAGGCTGGGCATAGCCCGAGCTCTCTACCGCGACCCGAGCATCCTCATCCTCGACGAGGCCACCAGCGCTCTCGACAACGTCACCGAATCGAACCTGTTCGCGACGCTCGAGCGGATCGCAGAGGCGAAGACGGTGATCATGATCGCCCACCGGCTCAGCACCGTGCAGGAGTGCGACGTCATCCACCTGCTCTCCCGCGGGCGCATCGTCGCCAGTGGCCGCTACCTCGAGCTGATGACCCGGAGCAGCGAGTTCCGCGCTTTCGCCGAGATGAAGAGCGGGAAACCGGTGATGGCGGTGAAGTCGGCTTAG
- a CDS encoding erythromycin esterase family protein: MRTSLETGIVAHPVSLSPFECGEFDEALTGVRVVLLGEQSHGDGTAFSAKVELVRHLHVKHGFDVLAFESCFYSLNNVVEDHSGRDPVSCQVARQLYGHWRHAKELIPLWELLDERAKARQPLVVAGIDPRHSGIHVREHLVADLESLLSEHLPDELDTEAFARFRDLLEGVLEHEYRHMANALDRAYFLNTIWRLRRKLSQVDGVSFWQQELINLAYFARNAWSFEGRDQGMASNLLWLTRVRYPNSKIIVWTHDWHAAKCSSTIKDADAEYQETLEKHPDIPLGEVAAGAIGDELYSLTLIAGNGSELPNAYRGDYQTSRPLPPAPQDTLEALLLHSQAEAAFVNLREQPTQTFSISGLEPAKWLHLNWARVFDGVLFLREMKPLQENKRSETT, translated from the coding sequence ATGCGTACTTCGCTGGAAACCGGGATCGTCGCCCACCCGGTGTCTCTATCACCCTTCGAATGCGGGGAGTTCGACGAGGCCCTCACCGGAGTTCGCGTTGTTCTGCTCGGCGAGCAAAGCCATGGCGACGGAACGGCGTTCTCGGCCAAGGTCGAACTCGTCCGCCATCTGCATGTCAAGCATGGGTTCGACGTCCTCGCCTTCGAATCCTGCTTCTACTCCCTCAATAACGTGGTGGAGGACCACTCCGGTCGCGACCCGGTCTCCTGCCAGGTAGCCCGACAGCTCTACGGGCACTGGAGGCACGCCAAGGAGTTGATACCGCTCTGGGAACTCCTCGACGAACGGGCCAAGGCCCGCCAGCCACTCGTCGTAGCCGGCATCGACCCCCGGCACTCGGGCATTCATGTCAGAGAGCACCTGGTCGCGGATCTCGAATCCCTTCTCTCGGAACACCTGCCGGACGAGCTGGACACCGAAGCGTTCGCAAGGTTCCGCGACCTACTCGAAGGCGTGCTAGAGCACGAGTACCGGCACATGGCCAACGCACTCGACCGGGCATACTTCCTGAACACCATCTGGCGGCTAAGACGAAAACTGTCCCAGGTAGATGGTGTGTCCTTCTGGCAGCAGGAGCTGATCAACCTCGCCTACTTCGCGAGGAACGCCTGGAGCTTCGAAGGCCGCGACCAAGGCATGGCCAGCAACCTACTCTGGCTCACCCGAGTTCGCTACCCGAACAGCAAGATCATCGTCTGGACCCACGACTGGCACGCAGCAAAGTGCAGCTCCACCATCAAGGATGCGGACGCCGAGTACCAGGAAACGCTCGAAAAGCACCCTGACATACCCCTCGGAGAGGTCGCAGCCGGCGCCATAGGAGATGAACTCTACAGCCTCACCTTGATCGCCGGTAACGGAAGCGAGTTGCCGAACGCCTACCGCGGGGACTATCAGACATCGCGTCCCCTACCACCAGCCCCGCAGGACACCCTCGAGGCGCTACTCCTGCACTCACAAGCCGAAGCAGCCTTCGTCAACCTCCGCGAACAGCCGACCCAGACGTTCTCGATAAGCGGTCTCGAGCCTGCGAAGTGGCTTCACCTCAACTGGGCTCGCGTCTTCGACGGAGTCCTATTCCTAAGAGAGATGAAACCCCTGCAGGAAAACAAACGATCCGAGACAACCTAG
- a CDS encoding serine hydrolase: MDEILDNLRQLERKLGGTLGLYATPLLTVPGRPDGDVLRYNESERFPAASTIKVFVLLTLLEQVDKDEASLDEEVTLTEADQVTGSGVLKSLSAGRAYTLLDLATLMIIVSDNTATNLVIDRVGVGEVNDTCRRHGWNGTELAGKLQTGAGHTRSSMTCPRDLADYFVRLWRGDLLPPRLTAVAQAIFRKQQLTDQLGRELDFDSYSTETGESRLTIASKSGSLRGVRNDAGVIEAADSAYVVAIMTKGCPDERFHPDNLGSRIVSSVSRLVFDRYARSLSAG; the protein is encoded by the coding sequence ATGGACGAGATTCTCGACAACCTGCGCCAGCTGGAGCGGAAGCTCGGTGGGACGCTAGGTCTCTACGCCACGCCTCTGCTCACAGTGCCGGGACGACCGGACGGGGACGTCCTTCGGTACAACGAGTCCGAGCGGTTCCCCGCCGCCAGCACCATCAAGGTCTTCGTCCTGCTCACCCTGCTCGAGCAGGTGGACAAGGACGAGGCATCGCTCGACGAGGAGGTGACCCTCACCGAGGCGGATCAGGTGACCGGGTCGGGGGTGCTCAAGTCGCTTTCGGCCGGCCGCGCTTACACTCTCCTCGACCTCGCCACGCTCATGATCATCGTGAGCGACAACACCGCCACGAACCTCGTGATCGATCGGGTTGGCGTGGGCGAGGTGAACGACACCTGCCGGCGACACGGTTGGAACGGGACCGAGCTAGCGGGCAAGCTGCAGACGGGGGCCGGCCACACGAGGAGTTCAATGACCTGCCCGCGCGACCTGGCCGACTACTTCGTTCGCCTCTGGCGTGGCGACCTGTTGCCCCCTCGGCTCACGGCGGTCGCCCAGGCGATCTTCCGCAAGCAGCAGCTCACCGACCAGTTGGGCCGGGAGCTCGACTTCGACTCGTACAGCACCGAGACCGGTGAGTCCCGGCTGACCATCGCCTCGAAGAGCGGGTCGCTGCGGGGCGTGCGCAACGACGCCGGAGTGATCGAGGCAGCCGATTCCGCCTACGTCGTGGCGATCATGACGAAGGGTTGCCCGGACGAGAGGTTCCACCCCGACAACCTGGGCAGCCGGATCGTCAGCTCGGTCTCGAGGCTCGTCTTCGACCGTTACGCTCGCAGCCTCTCGGCTGGGTAG
- a CDS encoding GntR family transcriptional regulator yields the protein MPSFITVDKRLPSPAYIQLQIQLSRAIASGKLAPGTALPSERELAEQLELSRMTVRRAFEELVAAGLLEQRQGSGTYVRAQPVEQTIDRLAGFSDEASQLGFRPGGRTLEVTTTPADGPAAISLGIEAGEPVLRITRVRTAHEMPLALQVAHLPPRLADLSTERLEALGSLYRTIDEQFGIRPHRARQTVASRLSTPTEQRLLELEPGTPVLALERTTFDGDGVAFEYVRSAYRGDRYRMALDLRASPAGEDGG from the coding sequence ATGCCTTCATTCATCACCGTCGACAAACGCCTCCCCAGCCCCGCTTACATCCAGTTGCAGATCCAGCTGAGCCGGGCGATAGCGAGCGGCAAACTGGCGCCGGGCACGGCCTTGCCCTCGGAGCGGGAGCTCGCCGAGCAGCTTGAACTTTCGCGCATGACCGTCCGCCGGGCGTTCGAGGAGCTCGTGGCGGCGGGTCTGCTCGAGCAGCGGCAGGGTTCCGGCACCTACGTGCGCGCGCAACCGGTGGAGCAGACGATCGACCGGCTCGCCGGGTTCAGCGACGAGGCGAGCCAGCTGGGGTTCCGGCCGGGCGGACGGACGCTCGAGGTGACGACCACTCCCGCCGACGGGCCCGCGGCGATTTCCCTGGGGATCGAAGCCGGCGAACCGGTCCTGCGCATCACCCGGGTTCGCACCGCCCACGAGATGCCGCTGGCGCTGCAGGTCGCCCACCTCCCGCCTCGGCTCGCCGATCTCTCGACCGAGCGCCTCGAGGCGCTCGGCTCCCTCTACCGGACGATCGACGAGCAGTTCGGCATCCGCCCGCACCGGGCCAGGCAGACGGTCGCGTCGCGGCTGTCGACGCCCACCGAGCAGCGACTCCTGGAGTTGGAGCCCGGAACTCCGGTCCTGGCACTGGAGCGGACCACCTTTGACGGCGACGGGGTCGCGTTCGAGTACGTCCGCAGCGCCTACCGAGGCGATCGCTACCGGATGGCGCTCGACCTGCGGGCGTCGCCGGCGGGCGAGGATGGCGGCTGA
- a CDS encoding BadF/BadG/BcrA/BcrD ATPase family protein translates to MIGLGIDAGGTGIRWLLSDGGAEVARGELPAAGGHVMDAAALGSVRETLGALSGEVLAVSKPDAVVAGFTGFHPGAPVADDLRRCIAAALGVAEEKVGLCNDMRIAYAAAFRPAEGVLVYGGTGSIAYHLTASGEVLRSGGHGYLIDDAGGGFWIGRQGLKRVLRWRDEEPLGRVADRPLAEEIYLDLRGESWEEVVREVYGGGRSRVAALAPAVARAAQRGDAAAREILELAGVELARLAVLVARRLDRQVPVAFMGGVARLSPIVAESLRRELPEGMELKRVTREPVEGAAVLALELASGELEKLG, encoded by the coding sequence GTGATCGGACTGGGCATCGACGCAGGGGGAACCGGCATCAGATGGCTCCTCAGCGACGGAGGGGCTGAGGTCGCCCGCGGAGAGCTGCCGGCGGCCGGCGGGCACGTCATGGACGCCGCCGCTCTCGGGTCGGTGCGCGAGACGCTGGGCGCGCTGTCCGGAGAGGTCCTCGCGGTATCGAAGCCGGACGCTGTCGTGGCCGGCTTCACCGGCTTCCACCCCGGCGCCCCGGTGGCTGACGACCTGCGCCGCTGCATTGCCGCGGCGCTCGGCGTGGCGGAGGAGAAGGTGGGCCTCTGCAACGACATGCGCATCGCCTACGCCGCTGCCTTCCGGCCGGCAGAGGGCGTCCTCGTCTACGGTGGGACGGGGAGTATCGCCTATCACCTCACGGCTTCTGGCGAGGTGCTGCGAAGTGGCGGCCACGGCTATCTCATAGATGACGCCGGCGGAGGCTTCTGGATCGGCCGGCAGGGGCTCAAGAGAGTGCTCAGATGGCGCGACGAGGAGCCGCTGGGTCGCGTGGCCGATCGGCCACTGGCGGAGGAGATCTACCTGGACCTGCGCGGCGAAAGCTGGGAGGAGGTCGTCAGGGAGGTATACGGAGGCGGTCGCAGCCGAGTCGCAGCCCTAGCCCCCGCGGTCGCTCGGGCCGCCCAGCGGGGCGACGCCGCGGCCCGGGAGATCCTCGAGCTGGCGGGGGTCGAACTCGCTCGGCTGGCGGTGCTCGTGGCGCGGAGGCTCGACCGGCAGGTACCGGTCGCCTTCATGGGCGGCGTCGCCAGACTCAGCCCGATCGTCGCTGAGAGCTTGCGCCGGGAGTTGCCCGAGGGGATGGAGCTTAAGCGGGTGACGCGGGAGCCGGTCGAAGGCGCGGCTGTGCTGGCGCTCGAGTTGGCCAGCGGCGAACTCGAGAAGCTGGGGTAG
- a CDS encoding serine hydrolase, whose translation MRVAEDPQAVVAAAVEAREVPGAVAVYGTREGTSSIGAHGFARLAGAGREASAKSEKRRAEVQRAGAQAEVQREVAQAEVQRAGAQAEVRRVRSPAQMHRPELHAQQPAPTPGAEVPEEMHAQTLFDLASLTKVVATLPSILALLSDGRISLEDRTGDFFPFAQGAAARLSLRSLLSHSSGLPASLPLYREVGTVANALSLILGDTLELEPGKYVYSDLGFITLGAVVEEVSGQGLEEFASERVFRPLGMVDTGFGPVVGRQVAATENCPWRGRVMQGEVHDENAFALGGVCGHAGLFGTAEDLAKYALAWLRLDERLGPERLLNEAVSEQLEQNGVRRGLGWQLAGENSSVGPLASSGAFGHTGFTGTSLWCDPVQGWFAVLLTNRVHPQRDDGARIHRLRRRFHEAVARAVAS comes from the coding sequence ATGCGAGTCGCGGAGGATCCTCAGGCCGTCGTGGCGGCCGCCGTCGAAGCGAGGGAGGTCCCGGGCGCGGTTGCCGTCTACGGGACCAGGGAGGGGACCTCGAGCATCGGCGCCCACGGCTTCGCGCGTTTGGCCGGTGCCGGCAGAGAGGCCTCCGCGAAGTCAGAGAAGCGGCGGGCGGAGGTGCAGCGAGCGGGGGCGCAGGCGGAGGTGCAGCGAGAAGTGGCGCAGGCGGAGGTGCAGCGAGCTGGGGCGCAGGCGGAGGTGCGCCGCGTGCGGTCGCCTGCACAGATGCATCGCCCCGAGCTCCACGCCCAGCAGCCGGCTCCCACGCCTGGCGCCGAGGTCCCAGAGGAGATGCACGCCCAGACCCTCTTCGACCTGGCCTCGCTCACCAAGGTCGTCGCTACCCTCCCCTCGATCCTCGCGCTGCTGAGTGACGGGCGGATCTCGCTCGAGGACCGGACCGGCGACTTCTTCCCGTTCGCTCAGGGGGCTGCGGCCCGGCTTAGCCTGCGGAGCCTGCTGAGCCACTCGTCCGGTCTGCCGGCGTCGCTGCCCCTCTACCGGGAGGTCGGCACGGTTGCCAATGCCCTGAGCCTTATACTCGGCGACACGCTCGAGCTCGAACCCGGCAAGTACGTCTACAGCGACCTCGGCTTCATCACCCTGGGCGCGGTGGTCGAGGAGGTGAGCGGGCAGGGCCTGGAAGAGTTCGCCTCCGAGCGGGTGTTCCGGCCCCTCGGCATGGTCGATACCGGCTTCGGGCCGGTTGTGGGCCGGCAGGTGGCCGCGACCGAGAACTGTCCGTGGCGCGGCCGGGTGATGCAGGGCGAGGTGCACGACGAGAACGCCTTCGCGCTGGGCGGCGTGTGCGGGCACGCCGGTCTCTTCGGGACGGCCGAGGACCTGGCGAAGTACGCCCTCGCCTGGCTGCGGTTGGACGAGCGCCTCGGGCCCGAGCGCCTCCTGAACGAAGCCGTGAGCGAACAGCTGGAGCAGAACGGCGTGCGGCGGGGTTTGGGCTGGCAGCTCGCGGGAGAGAACTCGAGCGTGGGTCCCCTCGCCAGCAGCGGCGCCTTCGGCCACACCGGCTTCACCGGCACCAGCCTCTGGTGCGACCCGGTGCAGGGCTGGTTCGCGGTGCTCCTGACCAACCGGGTCCACCCGCAGAGGGACGACGGGGCGCGGATCCACCGGCTGCGCCGCCGGTTCCACGAGGCCGTCGCGCGCGCGGTCGCGAGCTAG